Proteins encoded together in one Undibacterium sp. CCC3.4 window:
- a CDS encoding threonine aldolase family protein — translation MTSAETLALKNTCPIQLGGHRAATPAESYARMAEWCAQHEVEHDVYGEGALAQDFEHKIASLLGMESGLFCITGTMAQVTCLRLACDERNNRLVALHPSSHILLHERSNFQALEHFTALRTGQPYRPWTLADLQAHGEALAAVQIELPMREIGGQLPDWDELEAIKQYCKQRNIHLHMDGARLWEAAAAYGKTLAEIAAGYDTVYVSFYKGMAGLGGAMLLGNADFLARARVWMHRLGGSVFRRSPYIVSAAMQFDARLAAMPACFARTQQLYALLAEYPHFTVNPTTPQSNMLHLYLPITRQAAQALRDRIAREHGIWLFNQAVDSALPQQCMFEWYVGDQLVALDDQLLRRALDLFADAIEQAA, via the coding sequence ATGACCTCCGCAGAAACACTCGCCTTAAAAAATACTTGCCCGATTCAACTCGGCGGCCATCGCGCGGCCACGCCGGCCGAGAGTTACGCGCGCATGGCAGAATGGTGCGCGCAGCATGAAGTCGAGCATGATGTGTATGGTGAAGGAGCGCTGGCTCAAGACTTTGAACATAAGATCGCCAGCCTGTTGGGCATGGAAAGTGGCTTGTTCTGCATTACCGGCACGATGGCCCAGGTGACTTGCCTGCGCTTGGCCTGCGACGAGCGCAATAATCGCCTCGTGGCCTTGCATCCGAGTTCACATATTCTGTTGCATGAACGAAGTAATTTTCAAGCACTCGAGCATTTTACGGCGCTGCGTACCGGCCAGCCTTACCGGCCTTGGACGCTGGCTGATCTGCAAGCGCACGGCGAAGCGCTGGCGGCGGTACAGATAGAATTGCCAATGCGGGAAATCGGCGGGCAATTGCCGGATTGGGATGAACTCGAAGCCATCAAGCAATATTGCAAACAGCGCAATATTCATTTGCATATGGATGGTGCCAGGCTATGGGAAGCGGCGGCGGCCTATGGTAAAACGCTGGCGGAAATCGCTGCCGGTTACGATACCGTGTATGTCTCGTTTTACAAAGGCATGGCAGGATTGGGTGGAGCCATGCTGCTCGGCAATGCAGATTTTCTGGCACGCGCACGGGTGTGGATGCACCGTCTCGGTGGCAGCGTGTTTCGGCGCAGTCCATATATTGTGTCAGCGGCGATGCAATTCGATGCCAGACTGGCGGCGATGCCGGCCTGCTTTGCGCGCACACAGCAACTGTATGCTTTGCTAGCCGAGTATCCGCATTTTACGGTCAATCCGACTACGCCACAAAGTAATATGCTGCACTTGTATCTGCCAATCACACGGCAAGCAGCGCAAGCGCTACGCGACCGCATCGCCCGCGAGCATGGCATCTGGCTGTTCAATCAAGCCGTCGACAGTGCCCTGCCACAGCAATGTATGTTTGAGTGGTATGTCGGCGATCAGTTGGTCGCACTCGACGATCAACTGTTACGCCGCGCGCTCGATCTGTTTGCTGATGCGATAGAACAAGCGGCTTGA
- a CDS encoding TAXI family TRAP transporter solute-binding subunit produces the protein MRKLKFTLFSLRDLLLAFGPLLLTLIAGLTLAYYLVDPAPKRVIEMAAGPAQGSYAHFAKLYAADLAQKKITLHIANSSGSQDNLQKISDPDSSVMIGFVRSGSTSTEEAEEKRLVSLGGLFYEPIWIFYRSKQEVRSLTALRGQRLNLGAEGNGMHRLFSRILALNGLDDSAFSMQRQTDEAAAAALQKGDLDVLVMSSAGDAPLVQELMRAPGIRLFNFVQAEAYTRRLPFLSKVVLPRGVVDLGRDIPSHDVQLIASSVTLVAYESLHPALMGAMLEAVHKVHGQADWFSKQGEFPSDKYSEIPVAAAAEKFYKNGPPVLQRYLSFWIANFFERMWIVFVPLAALLLPLSKIIPPLYVWRIRSRVYRWYAQLRQVEQIVDSPAQPERAALLRKQLLLLDELEVKVNRISIPLSYAEELYRLRSHIQLVRTRIEAALAAADQDS, from the coding sequence ATGCGTAAGCTGAAATTCACCTTGTTTTCCCTGCGCGATCTGTTGCTCGCATTCGGGCCGTTGCTACTCACTCTGATCGCCGGGCTGACGCTGGCCTATTATTTGGTCGACCCCGCGCCGAAACGCGTGATCGAGATGGCGGCCGGTCCGGCGCAGGGTTCGTATGCGCATTTCGCGAAATTGTATGCGGCCGACTTGGCACAAAAAAAGATTACGCTGCACATCGCCAACTCTTCCGGCTCACAAGACAATCTGCAAAAAATCAGCGACCCCGATTCATCTGTCATGATCGGTTTTGTACGCAGCGGCTCGACCAGTACCGAAGAGGCCGAGGAAAAACGCTTAGTCTCGCTGGGTGGCTTGTTTTACGAACCGATTTGGATTTTTTATCGCAGCAAACAGGAAGTACGCAGCTTGACCGCACTGCGCGGTCAGCGCCTCAACCTCGGTGCCGAAGGCAATGGCATGCACCGCTTGTTCAGCCGGATTTTAGCGCTCAATGGCTTGGATGACAGCGCTTTCTCCATGCAAAGACAAACTGACGAAGCGGCCGCAGCAGCGCTGCAAAAGGGTGACCTCGATGTACTCGTTATGAGTAGCGCCGGCGATGCACCCTTAGTACAAGAATTGATGCGCGCCCCTGGCATACGCTTGTTCAATTTTGTGCAAGCCGAAGCGTATACCCGCCGCCTGCCGTTTTTATCCAAGGTGGTCTTACCGCGTGGCGTAGTCGATCTGGGACGCGATATTCCCTCGCACGATGTGCAACTGATCGCCTCAAGCGTGACCTTGGTCGCATATGAAAGTCTGCACCCGGCACTGATGGGTGCCATGCTCGAAGCCGTACACAAAGTGCATGGCCAAGCCGACTGGTTCAGTAAACAGGGTGAATTCCCCTCCGATAAATACAGCGAAATTCCAGTCGCCGCCGCGGCTGAAAAATTTTACAAAAACGGCCCACCGGTGCTGCAGCGTTATTTAAGTTTTTGGATCGCCAATTTCTTTGAGCGCATGTGGATAGTTTTCGTGCCGCTGGCCGCCTTGCTGCTGCCACTGTCGAAAATTATTCCACCTCTGTATGTCTGGCGCATACGCTCGCGCGTCTATCGCTGGTACGCTCAGTTGCGCCAAGTCGAACAAATTGTCGATAGTCCGGCGCAGCCGGAACGGGCGGCCTTACTGCGTAAACAATTGCTGTTGCTCGATGAATTGGAAGTCAAGGTTAACCGTATCAGCATACCCTTGTCGTATGCGGAAGAATTGTATCGCTTACGCAGCCACATACAGTTGGTCCGCACCCGCATTGAAGCGGCGCTGGCCGCAGCAGACCAAGATAGCTGA
- a CDS encoding competence/damage-inducible protein A, producing the protein MAIGLIIIGDEILSGKRQDKHLSKVIEILHARGLQLDWAEYVGDSREKITATLQRSFAGDDIVFSTGGIGATPDDHTRQGAAAALQVPLALHDGAKLLIEQRIREMAAEAGDTLNLAAPEHQQRLKMGEFPLGAQLIPNPYNRIPGFAVDRHYFVPGFPVMAWPMIEWVLDTHYPHLFHQQARAEQSVFVYEAIESVLTPLMERLEADYPLIKVFSLPTVASENQRRHIELGVKGDAAQVPLAYAAMCAGLDLFAAEYVAVTAAL; encoded by the coding sequence ATGGCAATCGGTTTGATTATCATCGGTGATGAAATTTTGTCGGGAAAACGCCAAGACAAACATTTGTCCAAGGTCATCGAGATTCTGCATGCGCGTGGCCTGCAACTCGATTGGGCCGAATATGTTGGCGACAGTCGCGAAAAAATCACCGCCACGCTACAGCGCAGTTTTGCCGGCGACGATATCGTGTTTTCTACCGGCGGTATCGGTGCCACCCCGGACGACCATACCCGCCAAGGTGCGGCGGCAGCGCTGCAAGTACCACTGGCCTTACATGATGGGGCCAAGCTCTTGATCGAGCAACGCATCCGCGAGATGGCGGCCGAAGCCGGTGATACGCTCAATTTGGCGGCGCCCGAACATCAGCAGCGCTTGAAAATGGGCGAATTTCCGCTCGGTGCGCAATTGATACCGAATCCGTATAACCGCATTCCCGGCTTTGCCGTGGATCGCCATTACTTCGTGCCAGGGTTTCCGGTGATGGCTTGGCCGATGATAGAGTGGGTGCTCGACACCCACTACCCGCATTTGTTTCACCAACAAGCGCGCGCCGAGCAATCGGTGTTCGTGTATGAAGCGATCGAATCGGTCTTGACGCCCTTGATGGAACGCTTGGAAGCTGACTACCCGTTGATCAAAGTCTTCAGCCTGCCGACAGTGGCGAGCGAAAACCAGCGCCGCCATATCGAACTCGGTGTCAAGGGCGATGCCGCGCAAGTGCCATTGGCGTATGCCGCCATGTGTGCCGGACTCGATCTGTTTGCTGCCGAATACGTGGCCGTTACCGCTGCCTTGTAA
- a CDS encoding EI24 domain-containing protein: protein MRLVDVGIAWGRACAAQLHIKMLLLTLLPFLVALLIWSVALWLGMQVLLDYVQQWFDVHGQFQTAGEVLGMLGLLAFKAMVVPLVAMWLLLPLMVFTALLCIGTLAMPAISRHVSSRHYPTLEQRRGGSWFGSLWHSLSSFGIFAALWLLSLPLTLIPLLSLIIQPLLWGWLTYRVIVYDALAEHADAAERRLLLREHRWSLLLIGTVAGLFGAAPGLLWLGGVVSMLFLPVFAALAIWLYVLVFVFSGLWFQHYCLAALARLRATAALN from the coding sequence ATGCGCCTGGTGGATGTCGGGATCGCTTGGGGTCGCGCCTGCGCTGCCCAATTACACATCAAAATGCTGCTGCTGACGTTGTTACCGTTTCTGGTGGCGCTGCTGATCTGGAGCGTGGCACTGTGGTTGGGCATGCAAGTCTTACTCGATTATGTGCAGCAATGGTTTGATGTGCATGGCCAGTTTCAAACTGCCGGCGAAGTGCTGGGCATGCTCGGTCTGTTAGCCTTCAAAGCGATGGTGGTGCCCTTGGTGGCGATGTGGTTGCTGCTGCCGCTGATGGTTTTCACCGCCTTGCTATGTATCGGGACGCTGGCCATGCCGGCCATCAGCCGCCACGTCAGCAGCCGCCATTACCCGACATTGGAACAACGTCGGGGCGGCAGTTGGTTCGGTAGTCTGTGGCATTCTTTGTCCTCGTTCGGCATTTTTGCCGCACTCTGGTTACTCAGTTTGCCGCTCACCTTGATCCCGCTGCTGTCATTGATCATCCAGCCTTTGTTATGGGGCTGGCTGACCTATCGTGTGATTGTGTATGATGCCCTGGCCGAGCATGCCGACGCCGCTGAACGCCGCCTGCTGCTGCGCGAGCATCGCTGGTCTTTGCTGCTCATCGGTACCGTCGCCGGCCTATTTGGTGCGGCACCGGGCTTATTGTGGCTCGGTGGTGTGGTATCGATGCTGTTTTTGCCGGTGTTTGCGGCCCTGGCGATTTGGCTCTATGTGTTGGTGTTTGTATTCAGCGGCTTATGGTTTCAGCACTACTGCCTGGCTGCCTTGGCGCGTTTGCGTGCCACCGCAGCATTGAATTAA
- a CDS encoding sterol desaturase family protein, with protein sequence MSSDLHFSDKLTLLQAWIFEQLVQPTLFALGLGEFVEDAFEGVEWFVLGAVQLLLLFVILRPLEAWLPVQTIGSRRARWNDFTYTALHRLGAFTVLVFFILTPMFDQVSAWLHLEGIQPFNLEDIWSGFLTYPALLFFAYLFVLDFFDYWYHRASHHFDWWWGLHSLHHSQREMNLWSDNRNHVLDDLLRDVYMGLIALVIGVEPGQYVLLVMASQMLQSLQHANVRLHFGRFGEYLLVSPRYHRTHHAIVPAHAGAANTAKGGHNFAVLFPLWDYCFGTALLQQEFVRTGIADQLAPPQGRAREYGQGFWSQQYLGVKRMLGIDRENS encoded by the coding sequence ATGAGTTCCGATCTGCACTTCAGTGACAAGCTGACATTGCTACAGGCTTGGATTTTCGAACAATTGGTGCAGCCGACCCTGTTCGCGCTCGGTTTGGGCGAATTCGTCGAAGATGCTTTTGAGGGCGTCGAGTGGTTTGTGCTCGGCGCGGTACAATTATTGCTGCTGTTTGTGATCCTGCGCCCACTCGAGGCTTGGTTGCCGGTGCAAACCATCGGCAGCCGTCGCGCGCGCTGGAATGATTTCACCTACACTGCATTGCACCGGCTTGGTGCTTTTACGGTACTGGTGTTTTTCATCTTGACCCCTATGTTCGATCAAGTCAGCGCATGGCTGCATCTGGAGGGCATTCAGCCCTTCAATCTTGAAGACATCTGGTCCGGCTTTCTCACTTATCCGGCCTTGCTGTTTTTTGCTTACCTGTTTGTGCTCGACTTTTTCGATTATTGGTATCATCGGGCGTCGCATCATTTTGATTGGTGGTGGGGCTTGCATAGCTTGCATCACAGTCAGCGTGAGATGAATTTATGGAGTGATAACCGCAATCATGTGCTCGATGACTTGTTACGCGATGTGTATATGGGCTTGATCGCCTTGGTGATCGGTGTGGAACCGGGCCAGTATGTGTTACTGGTGATGGCCAGCCAAATGCTGCAAAGTTTGCAGCATGCTAACGTTCGCCTGCATTTCGGCCGCTTCGGCGAGTACTTGTTAGTATCGCCGCGCTATCATCGCACACATCATGCTATCGTTCCTGCCCATGCTGGCGCTGCCAATACGGCCAAAGGCGGGCATAATTTCGCGGTCTTATTTCCGCTGTGGGATTACTGCTTCGGTACCGCCTTGCTGCAGCAAGAGTTTGTCCGCACCGGCATCGCCGATCAGTTAGCGCCACCTCAAGGTCGCGCGCGCGAGTATGGCCAAGGCTTTTGGTCGCAGCAGTATCTGGGCGTAAAGCGTATGCTCGGCATCGACAGGGAGAACTCGTAA
- a CDS encoding polysaccharide deacetylase family protein: MESILPIAHPICNSWRGILAAALALYCAGTQAAACSARIYLTFDTGSQSQAELVATTLRRHNIHATFFLANEKTVRQDYSLDPSWSTYWSALAKDGHAFGSHSFDHVYLLGDLADGKMLVKPQFGAAAGKKLSWTPAQYCSELRRVDQRFMALTGQALDPFWRAPGGKVTPNALKAAAACGYQHVGWAAAGFSGDELPGDRFSNRQLLQRALDNLRDGDIFMAHLGIWSRTPAWMPENLEPLIRGLEQKGFCFATLREHPAYRGKPL, encoded by the coding sequence ATGGAGTCTATTTTGCCAATCGCGCACCCGATTTGTAACAGTTGGCGCGGCATCTTGGCGGCGGCGCTGGCGCTGTACTGCGCCGGCACGCAGGCCGCGGCCTGCAGCGCGCGTATTTATCTGACTTTTGATACCGGCAGCCAGTCGCAAGCCGAGTTGGTCGCCACGACCTTACGCCGCCATAACATTCACGCGACATTTTTTCTGGCCAATGAAAAAACTGTGCGCCAGGATTACTCGCTCGATCCCTCGTGGTCCACGTACTGGAGCGCGTTAGCCAAAGACGGCCATGCTTTCGGCAGCCATAGCTTTGATCATGTGTATCTGCTCGGCGACCTGGCCGATGGCAAGATGCTGGTCAAGCCGCAGTTTGGTGCCGCGGCCGGCAAAAAACTCAGCTGGACGCCGGCCCAGTACTGCAGCGAATTGCGCCGTGTTGATCAGCGCTTCATGGCGCTGACCGGACAAGCACTCGACCCGTTTTGGCGCGCTCCGGGCGGTAAAGTCACGCCGAATGCGCTCAAGGCCGCGGCCGCCTGCGGCTATCAACATGTGGGCTGGGCCGCAGCCGGCTTTTCCGGCGATGAATTGCCGGGCGATCGTTTCAGTAATCGGCAACTGCTGCAGCGCGCGCTGGACAATTTACGCGATGGCGATATTTTTATGGCCCACCTCGGTATTTGGTCGCGCACGCCGGCCTGGATGCCTGAGAATCTCGAACCGCTGATCCGCGGCTTGGAACAAAAAGGTTTTTGTTTCGCCACCTTGCGCGAACATCCCGCTTACCGTGGTAAGCCATTATGA
- a CDS encoding cytochrome D1 domain-containing protein, whose translation MRRRFLLLLSCLCFASPLLAAPANVVVVLNSRDATVSLLDQQTYQEIDTFPVGKEPHHLIATPDNQSLIIANAVGNELVFLDPRSGQIQRRVKDIADPYQIGFSPDQKWLISNSLRLDRVDFYEMKGKEVRLINRVPLAKLPSHMAFDAASTTVFITQQGSDQVSAIDLATQKVKWTLPVGKLPAGIMMTADDKYLLVGIMGSNYVEVIDWRARKTVKKIQAGVGTHNFRALGDKRHIFVSNRTSNEITIVDQQTLENVGSIAVPGGPDCMEVSADGKTLWATLRWIKKVAVIDIATRKVIKLIPVGRSPHGVYFANRAPDL comes from the coding sequence ATGCGTCGTCGTTTTCTGTTGTTGCTCTCGTGTTTATGCTTTGCGTCGCCTTTGCTGGCAGCCCCAGCCAATGTCGTGGTGGTGCTCAATTCGCGCGACGCCACCGTCAGCTTGCTTGATCAGCAAACCTATCAGGAAATTGATACATTTCCTGTAGGCAAAGAACCGCATCATCTGATTGCTACACCCGATAATCAATCCTTGATTATCGCCAATGCGGTCGGTAATGAATTAGTGTTTCTCGATCCGCGCAGCGGGCAAATTCAGCGGCGCGTCAAAGATATTGCCGATCCCTATCAAATCGGCTTTTCGCCTGATCAAAAATGGTTAATATCAAATTCACTGCGGCTTGATCGCGTCGATTTTTATGAAATGAAGGGCAAAGAAGTCCGACTCATTAATCGGGTTCCCTTGGCGAAATTGCCTAGCCACATGGCTTTTGATGCCGCCAGCACCACGGTCTTCATCACTCAGCAAGGCAGTGATCAAGTTTCCGCGATCGATTTGGCGACACAAAAAGTCAAATGGACCTTGCCGGTAGGTAAGTTACCGGCAGGCATTATGATGACTGCCGATGATAAATATTTGCTGGTCGGCATTATGGGCAGCAATTATGTCGAAGTCATCGACTGGCGCGCTCGTAAAACCGTCAAAAAAATCCAAGCCGGCGTCGGCACACACAATTTCCGTGCACTCGGCGATAAGCGTCACATCTTTGTTTCTAACCGGACATCGAATGAAATCACCATCGTCGATCAACAAACTCTGGAAAATGTCGGCAGCATCGCCGTGCCCGGCGGGCCTGATTGCATGGAGGTGAGTGCCGACGGCAAGACCTTGTGGGCAACCCTGCGCTGGATTAAGAAAGTCGCGGTCATCGATATCGCCACGCGTAAAGTCATCAAACTTATTCCGGTCGGACGTTCGCCGCATGGAGTCTATTTTGCCAATCGCGCACCCGATTTGTAA
- a CDS encoding FKBP-type peptidyl-prolyl cis-trans isomerase, which produces MSIITTVSGLQYEDKVIGEGAQAEAGNHVVVHYTGWLQNPDGSAGKKFDSSKDRNDPFSFPLGAGHVIKGWDEGVQGMLIGGTRILTIPSALGYGPRGAGGAIPPNATLIFEVELLGV; this is translated from the coding sequence ATGAGCATCATTACCACCGTCAGCGGCTTGCAATATGAAGATAAAGTGATAGGCGAAGGCGCCCAAGCAGAGGCTGGCAATCACGTTGTGGTGCACTATACCGGTTGGTTGCAAAATCCGGATGGCAGCGCTGGCAAGAAATTTGATTCCAGCAAAGATCGCAATGATCCTTTCTCTTTCCCACTTGGTGCTGGTCATGTGATCAAGGGTTGGGATGAAGGCGTACAAGGCATGTTGATTGGCGGCACACGCATTCTGACTATTCCATCGGCACTCGGCTATGGCCCACGCGGTGCTGGCGGTGCAATTCCACCGAACGCGACACTGATTTTTGAAGTCGAATTGCTCGGCGTTTAA
- the orn gene encoding oligoribonuclease translates to MSQATDIEANTRIPARPNELNLIWVDLEMTGLDPDGDRIIEIAVIVTDSQLNVLAEGPVFAIHQSDETLGKMDAWNKGTHGRSGLIDKVKASTVSEADAEDALIAFLKPYVPAGKSPMCGNTICQDRRFMARGMPKLEAFFHYRNLDVSTLKELCRRWKPELLAGFKKQQKHTALADIAESIEELKYYRQHFIRE, encoded by the coding sequence ATGTCACAAGCGACCGACATTGAAGCAAACACGCGCATTCCAGCGCGTCCGAACGAACTCAATCTGATCTGGGTCGACCTGGAAATGACCGGTCTCGACCCGGATGGTGATCGCATCATCGAAATCGCCGTCATTGTCACCGATTCGCAGCTCAACGTGCTGGCCGAAGGCCCGGTATTTGCGATTCATCAGTCTGATGAAACCCTCGGTAAGATGGATGCTTGGAACAAGGGTACACATGGTCGCTCCGGTTTGATCGATAAAGTCAAAGCTTCAACCGTCTCTGAAGCCGATGCCGAAGACGCGCTGATCGCCTTCCTCAAACCCTACGTGCCGGCTGGGAAGTCGCCGATGTGCGGCAATACGATTTGCCAAGATCGTCGCTTCATGGCCCGTGGCATGCCGAAACTCGAGGCATTCTTTCATTATCGCAACCTTGACGTTTCCACCCTGAAAGAATTGTGCCGTCGCTGGAAGCCGGAATTACTCGCTGGCTTCAAAAAGCAGCAAAAACATACGGCCTTGGCCGATATCGCCGAATCGATAGAAGAATTGAAATATTATCGTCAGCATTTCATTCGCGAGTAA
- a CDS encoding M48 family metallopeptidase yields the protein MNSITFSVFFVAFLLLTLCVQFWLGSRHIRHILRHRTVVPARFAQKIALPAHQKAADYSIAKTKLSLLSLLFNGLVLIGFTLFGGLQWLSVHLLELIGSGMLYQIALLAAFVVISSVLELPFSYYTQFVLEQKFGFNKMTPALFFGDMIKNSALGCAIGLPLIWVVLSLMEQAGANWWLYAWLVWSGFQLLMMSIYPSVIAPLFNKFTPLDDAALRTRIENLMQRVGFASKGLFVMDGSKRSAHGNAYFSGFGAGKRIVFFDTLLARLAPQEIEAVLAHELGHFKLKHIVKRMLVIFTLSLGFLALLGFLKQQVWFYTGLGVDPMLLAKNDAMALILFLLCIPVFGFLFSPLSAISSRRHEFEADAFAAKHTNANDLVAALVKLYEDNAATLTPDPLYSSFYDSHPPATVRIDHLLAAH from the coding sequence ATGAATTCAATTACTTTTTCGGTTTTCTTCGTCGCCTTTCTATTGCTCACGCTGTGCGTGCAATTTTGGCTGGGGTCGCGCCACATCCGCCATATTCTGCGCCATCGCACCGTGGTACCGGCCCGCTTCGCACAAAAAATTGCCCTGCCAGCCCATCAAAAGGCAGCCGATTACAGCATCGCCAAAACCAAACTCAGTCTGCTGAGTTTGCTGTTCAATGGCCTGGTGCTGATCGGTTTCACCCTCTTCGGCGGCTTGCAATGGCTGTCCGTGCATTTACTGGAACTGATAGGTTCCGGCATGCTGTACCAAATCGCCCTGCTCGCTGCCTTCGTCGTCATCAGTAGTGTGCTGGAATTACCGTTTTCTTATTACACGCAATTCGTGTTAGAACAAAAATTCGGTTTCAATAAAATGACACCGGCACTGTTCTTTGGCGATATGATCAAAAACAGCGCGCTCGGCTGCGCCATCGGTTTGCCGCTGATCTGGGTCGTGCTCAGCTTGATGGAGCAAGCCGGTGCCAACTGGTGGCTCTATGCCTGGCTGGTATGGAGCGGTTTTCAATTGCTGATGATGTCGATCTATCCTAGCGTAATCGCCCCGCTGTTCAATAAATTCACCCCGCTCGACGATGCTGCGCTGCGCACGCGGATAGAAAATCTGATGCAACGCGTCGGTTTTGCCTCCAAAGGTTTGTTCGTCATGGATGGTTCCAAGCGCAGCGCGCATGGCAATGCTTATTTTTCCGGCTTCGGGGCCGGCAAGCGCATCGTGTTTTTCGATACGCTGTTGGCACGTCTGGCCCCGCAAGAAATTGAAGCGGTGTTGGCGCATGAACTCGGACATTTCAAACTCAAGCATATCGTCAAGCGCATGCTCGTGATTTTTACGCTGTCGCTGGGCTTTCTGGCGCTGCTCGGTTTTCTCAAGCAGCAAGTGTGGTTCTATACCGGCCTCGGCGTCGACCCGATGTTGTTGGCAAAAAATGATGCCATGGCCTTGATTTTGTTCCTGCTCTGCATTCCGGTGTTCGGTTTTTTGTTTTCGCCACTGAGCGCCATCAGCTCGCGTCGGCATGAATTCGAAGCCGATGCCTTCGCTGCCAAGCATACCAATGCTAACGACCTCGTCGCCGCGCTGGTAAAACTGTATGAAGACAACGCCGCAACGCTCACGCCCGACCCGCTGTATTCGTCTTTTTACGATTCCCACCCGCCGGCGACAGTGCGCATCGACCATCTGCTGGCTGCACACTGA
- a CDS encoding 4a-hydroxytetrahydrobiopterin dehydratase, translated as MIKTTDLLASTSQHTETALPQAELAAYFAATPGWSQDGARIVKTYQFKNYYETLAFINAIAYVIHAQDHHPELVVSFNRCVIKFDTHTVNDGHGGISVNDFICAAKVDAVFEQSFS; from the coding sequence ATGATTAAAACTACCGATTTACTGGCGAGCACATCGCAGCACACCGAAACTGCGCTGCCACAAGCGGAGCTGGCTGCTTATTTTGCCGCCACCCCGGGCTGGAGCCAAGATGGCGCGCGCATCGTCAAGACCTACCAATTTAAAAATTACTATGAAACTCTGGCCTTCATCAACGCGATTGCCTACGTGATTCACGCCCAAGACCACCATCCGGAATTAGTCGTCAGCTTCAACCGCTGTGTCATCAAGTTTGACACTCACACCGTCAACGATGGCCATGGTGGTATTTCGGTCAATGATTTCATCTGTGCGGCCAAGGTTGATGCCGTGTTCGAGCAAAGCTTTTCCTGA
- the rsgA gene encoding ribosome small subunit-dependent GTPase A — translation MAHQQGLVIAAHGRHYLIQAEVAGETLKLHCVTRGKKTDVSVGDVVELALTSKNQGVIEAITPRKTLLYRSDQYKSKMLAANLSQLVIVVATEPSFTDDLVSRALVAAESSGIKPHIILNKIDVTESLAKARQRVGLYAGLGYPVHEVSVRADPEGTRVAMDQLMRGQSTILIGQSGMGKSSLINLLIPDAEIATREISAALDTGKHTTTFTRLYQMDQNSYVIDSPGFQEFGLHQLSEGMLERAFPEFLPHLGKCKFYNCHHHSEPQCAVLAAVKEGTISAMRHQLFEQLVHESAQTIGY, via the coding sequence ATGGCGCATCAACAAGGTCTGGTCATCGCCGCGCATGGCCGTCATTATTTAATCCAAGCCGAAGTGGCTGGTGAAACGCTGAAACTGCACTGCGTCACGCGCGGCAAAAAAACTGATGTCTCGGTCGGCGATGTTGTCGAGTTAGCGCTGACATCAAAAAATCAGGGGGTCATCGAAGCGATCACGCCGCGTAAAACGCTGCTGTATCGCTCGGACCAATATAAATCGAAAATGTTGGCCGCCAATTTAAGCCAATTGGTGATCGTGGTTGCCACCGAACCGAGTTTTACCGATGATTTGGTTTCGCGTGCACTGGTGGCAGCGGAATCATCGGGTATCAAGCCGCATATCATTCTCAACAAGATCGATGTCACGGAATCGCTGGCCAAGGCGCGCCAGCGCGTCGGACTGTATGCCGGCCTCGGCTATCCGGTGCATGAAGTGTCGGTGCGCGCTGACCCCGAGGGTACCCGTGTAGCGATGGACCAGTTGATGCGTGGCCAAAGTACGATCCTGATCGGCCAGTCGGGCATGGGCAAATCTTCGCTGATCAACCTGCTGATACCGGATGCCGAAATCGCCACACGCGAAATTTCTGCGGCGCTCGACACCGGCAAGCACACCACCACCTTCACCCGCTTGTACCAGATGGATCAAAATTCGTATGTGATCGATTCGCCCGGCTTTCAAGAGTTCGGCTTGCATCAGCTCAGCGAAGGCATGCTGGAGCGAGCTTTCCCGGAATTTTTACCACATCTGGGGAAATGCAAATTCTATAATTGCCACCATCACAGCGAACCGCAATGCGCGGTGCTGGCGGCAGTTAAGGAAGGCACGATTTCGGCCATGCGGCACCAACTATTTGAACAACTGGTGCATGAATCGGCACAAACCATCGGTTACTGA